Genomic window (Saccharothrix australiensis):
GGCCGGAGGAGTTCCGCGAGCGGTACCGCGCGGCCGGGTACTGGCGGGACGAGACGCTCGGCGGTCTGCTGCGCGGGTGGGCGCGGCGGCACGGCGGGCGCACCGCCCTGGTCGCCGGCGCGACGCGGTGGGGCTACGCCGAGCTGGACCGGCGCGCGGACCGGCTGGCGGCCGGCCTCGTGGCGCTCGGCGTGGCGGCCGGTGACCGGGTGGTGGTCCACCTGCCCAACCGCGCGGAGTTCGCGGTGGTGTGCTTCGCGCTGTTCCGGGTGGGCGCGCTGCCGGTGCTGGCGCTGCCCGCCCACCGGGACGCCGAGATCGCGCACCTGTGCCGGCTGTCCGACGCCGTCGCCTACGTGGTCCCCGACGAGCTGGACGGCGTCGACTTCCGCGCGCTGGCCCGCCGGGTGCGCTCGGAGGCCCCCTCGGTGCGGCACGTGCTGGTCGCCGGGGAGGCGGCGGAGTTCGTGCCGCTGGCCGAGGTGGACGGCGAGCCGGTGGCGCTCCCCGAGCCGTCGCCCGCCGAGGTCGCGCTGCTGCTGCTGTCCGGCGGCACGACGGGCGCGCCGAAGCTGATCCCCCGTACGCACCGCGATTACGGCTACAGCCTGCGCGCGAGCGCGGAGGTGTGCGGACTGGGCCCTGGCTCGGTGTACCTGGCGGCACTGCCGGCGGCGCACGCCTTCCCGCTGGCGGCGCCCGGCGTGCTGGGCACCTGGTCGGCCGGCGGCACGGTGGTGTTCGCGACGGACCCGAGCCCCGACGGCGCGTTCCCGCTCATCGAGGCGGAGCGGGTCACGATCACCTCGCTGGTGCCGCCGCTGGCGGCGGTGTGGGCGGAAGCGGCGGAGTGGAGCGACGCCGACCTGTCGAGCCTGCGACTGCTCCAGGTCGGTGGCGCACGCCTGCCCGCGGCGTCCGCGCGCCGCGTCCCGGAGGCCCTGGGCTGCCGGCTCCAGCAGGTCTTCGGCATGGCCGAGGGGTTGGTCAACTTCACCCGCCTGGACGACCCGCCGGACGTCGTGGCGACCACGCAGGGCCGGCCGATGTGCCCGGACGACGAGGTGCGCGTCGTCGACGAGTCGGACGCGCCGTTGCCGGACGGGGCGACGGGCGAGCTCCAGGTGCGCGGACCGTGCATCCTCCGGGGCTACTACCGCGACCCGGTCGCCAACGCGCGCTCGTTCACCGCGGACGGGTTCTTCCGCACCGGCGACCTCGTGCGCCGGCTGCCGAGCGGGCACCTCGTGGTCGAGGGCCGCCGCACCGATGTCGTCAACCGCGGCGGCGAGAAGGTGCCGGTGGAGGAGGTGGAGCACCACCTGCTCGCGCACCCGGCCGTGCGCGACGTGGTGGTCGTCGGCGTGCCGGACGCCGGTCTCGGCGAGCGCACCTGCGCCTGCGTCATCCCGCGCGCCGCCGCACCGACGTTGGCCGAGCTGCGCACGTTCCTCCAGGACCGGGGTCTGGCGGCGTTCAAGTTCCCCGATCGGCTGGAAGTGCTCGACAGCTTCCCGCGCACCGGCGTCGGCAAGGTCAGCCGCCGCGCTCTCGCCGCCCGCTTCACCGAACCCTCGGCCGCGACCGGCTGAGCCGAAAGCCCGACGGCAATTCCCCCTACCGCGTACGACACACTCCAACAAGGCGCGTACAAGACACTCCAACGATAAGCGTACAAAGTACCCTAACCGTACGCGTACGAGATACTCTAAAAATACGCGTACCACACACCCCGAAGGTGCGCGTACAACACACTCCGAAGGTGTGCGTACGGCATACCCCAAAGGCGCGCGCACGGTATGCCGCGAAAGTGTGCGTACGGTGTACTTCAACGATACGCGTACAAGATACTCCGTCGATGAGCGTACGGCATACGCAAACGATGGGCGTACGCTCGACGCTAACCATGTGCACATGGCGGGGTCGCCATTGCCGCCCCGTCGCGTGGAGTTCGCGCCGCCCGTCCGTTCATCCGACCCGAGAAAGTTTTGTCCCGTGCGCCGGGTGCCACTTCGTCGTGATCTTTCCGTTGTCCCGACGGGGGTCGCCTAGGAAGTCGGGCGGCGTCGGATGAATCGTTTTAGCCACCGCGTCCGTGGCCTTAATGATCAATTTTCGCGCGTTACCCACGTCTTGCGGACACTGTCCACTACGCGTAGCCTTGTCAACGTTGAGGCAACATGCAGGCAACACGAGCGGGGGAAAACGGGAGCCGTGGCCGGAGCACGTGTCGGACAACGCGAGTGCCGTACCCCGGTCGTGGGCGCCGGGTCGGCGGGGCGTCGGCCGACCTATTGCTTTTCGCGCACCGGGGGGAGTCACGTCGTGGTGGTCGGCGGACCCGGACCGGACGCGTTCTCCGGCAATCCTTTCGGGTTCGGTGCCGCGGGTCCGGTCGACCGCGGCATTTCCGGGCGGCATTTCCGGCGGTCCGGTGGTAATGCGCGGCGGCCAGTCGGAGCAGGCGCCCGGTGCGCCGAAGGGCTGCTCCTCCTCCCGCCGGTGCGCGGGCGGTCGACCCGGCTCCCGCGTCGCGCCGCCAACGCCGCCGACACCACCGACACCACCGGCTCCATTGGCTCTACCGACGCCACTGGCTCTACCGGCTGCACTGACACCCGCGGGTTTCGGTGCGGGGCTGGCGCGTCGCATCGCCTTCTGAGCGCGTCGCACCGCCCGCTCCTGGGCGCGTCGCACCGCCTGCTCCCACCCGCGTCGCACCGGTACGCGGGCGGGGCGTCGTCCACCGGCCGGACTGGGGTCGATCCGGTCGACCTGGGGCTGGACCCGAGTCATCGGATCGGTGGCTCGTCGGTGGCTCGTCCGGGGAAGCGCGCGGCGCGAGCGCGGCCGACGCACCGCCGGGCGGGCCGCGCGCGGCACCGGGCGGCGCACCGCCCGGCGGACCGCCCGGCCGGCGCAGGCCCCTAGCGCCGCGCCGGATCACCGCACCCACCAACCAACCGCACACCGCGCCGCACCACCACACCACTGCGTCACCGCGTCACAGGACTACTGCATCACAGCACCACCGCGTCACCGCACCACTGCGTCACAGGACCACTGCGTCACCGCACCACTGCGTCACTGCAGGCTCCGAACACCGACAGGTCATGGGGTTTCCGATGCGTGCGCTTTTGCTCAGCGGCCTTGGGCCGATGTACTTCAATTCGACCTACCTGGCGGGGACGATGTTCGACCCCGAACCGGGTCCGCACGTCGCCGAAACGCTCCGGCGGGCCGGGCTCACCGGGTTGCGGTTGACCGATTTCGGATTCGAGCACTCCGGGCGCGACTACGCGCTGCTGCGGCCGGTGCAGGAACGATTACCACATCTGACCACGTTCACCCTCGAATCCATCCTCCAAGCGGGCAAGTTCGACTACGCCCACGTGGACCTGGAACACGTGTGGCGGGACGACGTGGAGATGCCGGGCGGCGACTTCAAGGTGGTCCTGCTGTCCACGTCGTTCATCTGGAACCAAACCCTGCTGGCCACCGCGGTCGGCTGGGTCGAGCGCAATCTGCCCGGTGTGCCGATCGTCGTCGGCGGCCAGTACACGAACCTGAAGTTCATGCCGGCGATGAACCACCACGACTCGATCGTCGCGGTGGTGCGCGGGGACGGTGAGGCCGCCATCCCGGCGGTGCTGGACGCGCTCGCGAACGGCGGCTCGATGGCCGGGGCGCCCAACGTCGTGTGGCGGGACGGCGACCGCATCCGCATCAACCCGATCGAGTACGTCGACATGGACGAGTGGCCCTCGCCCGGCTACTCGGGCAGGTTCCCGGTCGTGCCGTACGAGTCGATGCGCGGCTGCCCGTTCGACTGCAAGTTCTGCTCGTTCCCGGCGGCCTCGCCGAAGTGGCGGTACAAGTCGGCGGAGAAGATCCGCGACGACTGGGTCCGCTACGCCGGGGAGAACGAGAGCAAGCTGATCTCCGCGATGGACTCCACGTTCACCATCCCGCCCACCAGGCTGCGGCGGCTGCTGGAGATCCTGCCCGACGCCGGGGTGGCCTGGGAGGGGTTCTCCCGCGCCAACACCGTCGGGTCGGTCAAGACGATCGAAGGGCTGCGCGCCGCGCACTGCGAACAGCTGCACATCGGCTTCGAGTCGATGAACGAGGGCACGCTCAAGCTGATGAGCAAGCGCGTGACGGCGAAGCAGAACCGGCAGGCGCTGCACGCCCTGCGCACCGGCGGGATGGGGTACACGGTGTTCTTCATCGTCGGCTACCCCGGCGAGACACCGGAGATGTTCGCCGACACCCGCGACTTCCTCGTGGAGGAGTACGACGGGCACTTCATGCTCAACCTGTTCACCATCACCGACGAGACCATGCCTTTGTGGCAGGACCGGGAGAGGCTGCGCATCCAGGCCGACGACCCGGAGGACCCGGACTCGAACTGGTCGCACATCGGGATGACCCGCGACGACGCCCTGGCGCTCCAGGCCGACGCCCTGGACCGGGTCCGCCGCCGCAACGACCGCGCGGTGTACCTGCTGTGGCAGCGGTCCTACCAGAACCTGATGCTGCCCCACCGCGACCGCGACACCAACCTCGCGGTGGAGAAGTGCGTCGAGCGGCTGGCGATGGCGCCGCGGGACTTCACCGACCCCGACCGGGGCGCGGCCGAGATGCGCGCCCAGCTCGACCGTCTGGCCGCGCACGGCGTGCGGCCGCTGAGCGGTCGGCCGTTGTGCACGGACTCGCTGTAACGGACAGGACCGCGCGCCGTCGGCTCGGACGGTCGCGCCAGAAGGAGACGACATGGGGAGAGCTCGTCGATACCGGGAACGCCACATCCGGACGTCCGGTGATCCGTTGCTGCTGATGGCGAGCTTGGCCGAGTGGGCGCCGACCGAGCCGTACCTGATCTACGAGCGGGAGGGCCGCTGGACCTACGCGGCCGGGGTCGCCGCCGAGGTGGTGGTGACCGGGAGCGGCGCGGTGCTGCGCGGCGTCGACGCGATCCCCGCCGAGCGGTCCTCGGGCGATCCGTTCCGCGCGCTGGCCGAGCTGCTGGCCGGCGTCGCCGTCGAGGACTGGCGCGCGTACGGGTGGACCGCTTTCGAGCTGGCCTACCTGGCCGACCACGGCGCGCCGGCCGACCTGCCGGTGGCGCACCTGTTCGTGCCACGCCTCGAAGTGCGCGTGTCCGGCGACCGGGCGACGGTCCGGGCGCTGGACCCCGCCGACGCCAACGCGGTCACCGAGCTGGTGATGGCGCCGGCCGAGGAGCGGGAGCTGTTCCCCCGGCTGGTGGGCCCGGACGCCGACTCGTCGGCGGACTACGAGCGCCGGGTGGCCACCGCCATCGCCGAGATCCGCGCGGGGCTGCTGCAGAAGGTGGTCCTGTCCCGGCTGGTGCCGATCCACTTCGACCTCGACCTGGTCGGCACCTACGTGTTGGGTCGGCGGCACAACACGCCGCGCCGGTCGTTCCTGCTCAACCTCGGCGGGGTCGAGGCGGCCGGGTTCAGCCCGGAGACCGTGCTGGAGGTCGACGTCAGCGGGCGGGTCTCGACCCAGCCGCTGGCGGGCACCAGGGCGCTGGTGGCCGACCCGGTCGAGAACGGCAGGCTGCACACCGCGCTGGTCACCGACCCGAAGGAGAACTTCGAGCACGCCATCTCGGTCAAGGAGGCGTTCAAGGAGCTGGACCGGGTGTGCGCGCGCGATTCGGTGCGCGTGGAGGAGTTCATGGAGGTGCTCCGGCGCGGCAGCGTGCAGCACCTGGCGTCCCGGCTGGCCGGGCGGCTCGCGCCGGGCAAGGACGCGTGGCACGCGTTCAGCGCGCTGTTCCCGGCGATCACGGTCTCCGGGGTGCCGAAGACCGCCGCCTACGCCTGCATCCGCCGCAACGAACTCCAGCCGCGCGGCCTGTACGGCGGCGCGGTGCTGGCGGTGGACGCGCACGGCGCGCTGGACGCGGCCGTCGTGCTGCGCACCGTGTTCCGCCAGGCCGGTCGGACGTGGTTGCGGGCGGGCGCGGGGATCGTGGCCGACTCGCTCCCGGCCCGCGAGCTGGAGGAGACCCGCGAGAAGCTGCGCAGCACCGCCCTCCACCTGGTGCCCGCCGTGCCCGCGGGCAACGGCGCGCGGCCCGCGCACAGCGCGTCCCACGGGAGGATCGGGTGACACTGACCGAACTGCGGGGCGTGGTCGCGACGCTGCTCGACTGCGCGGGCGACGACCTCTCGGACGAGGAGAACCTGACCCACCGCGGCCTCGACTCGATCGCGATCATGCGGTTGTCCGGGCGGCTGCGCCGGGCCGGCGTCCAGGTGCCGTTCCGCGCGCTGGCGGCGAACCCGACGCTGCGCGAGTGGGCGCGGCTCATCGAGGAGCACGGCGTCGACGCCCGGCCGCTCACGGGCGGCGGGCGGCCGGGCGACGCGGACGGGACGGCCCGCGCGGAGGCCGCCGACGGCGAGCCGTTCCCGCTGACGCCGGTCCAGCAGGCGTACCGGGTGGGCCGCACCGCCACGCTCGAACTCGGCGGCGTCGCCTGCCACGCCTACCTCGAACTCGACGGGCACGACGTCGACCCGGACCGCCTCGACCGCGCCCTGCGCGGCCTGTTCCGCCGGCACGCGATGCTGCGCGCCCGGTTCGACGGGAACGGCGTCCAGCGCGTCGCCGCCGAGCCGGCCTGGTCGCGGCTGACCGTGCACGACCTGCGCGGCGCGACGCCGGAGGCGGTGGGCACCTACCTCCACCCGCTGCGCGCGCGGCTGTCGCACCGGCTGCTCGACGTGGAGCACGGCGAGGTGCTCGACGTGCAGCTGTCCCTGCTGCCCGCCGGCCGCACCCGCCTCCACGTCAACATCGACCTGCTGGCCGCCGACGTGCACAGCATCCGCGTCCTGCTCTGCGACCTCGCCCGGCTCTACGAGCGGCCGGACGAGCCGCTGCCGCCGCTGCGCTACGACTTCCGGCGCTACCTGGCCGACACCGCCGCCGAGCGGGGCGCCCGGCGCGACACGGCCCGCGCCTACTGGGAGGCGCGGCTGGACGAGCTGCCCGAAGGGCCGCGGCTGCCCCTGGCCATCGAGCCCGACCGGGTGGCGCAGCCGCGGTTCACGCGCCGCAAGTTCCGCCTGGACGCCGAGCGCTGGGGCCGGCTCGTCACCCGTGCCCGCGACCACGGCCTGACCCCCGCGATGGTGCTGCTCACCGCCTACGCGGACGCGCTGGCCGGGTGGAGCGCGAGCCCGCGGTTCGTGCTCGACATCCCGCTGTTCGACCGCCGTCCGGTACACCCCGACGTCGAGTCGCTGGTCGCCGACTTCACCAGCCTGCTGCTGCTGGAGGTGGACCTGTCCGGGCCCGGCTCGTTCCTCGACCAGGCCCGCGCGGTCCAGGAGCAGTTCCGCACCGACGCCGAGCACACCGACTACACCGCCGTCGACGTGCTGCGGGAAGCCACGCGCAGGAACGGCAGGCGGCACCGCGCCCCGGTCGTGTTCGCCTGCAACCTCGGTCGCGAACTCGTGGACGAGCGGGTGCAGCGCGTCCTCGGCGAGTGGAGCTGGATGATCTCGCAGACCCCGCAGGTGTGGCTGGACCACCAGGTCTTCCAGGACCGCGACGGCGTGCTGCTGGCGTGGGACTCGGTCGACGAGCTGTTCCCACCCGGCCTGGTCGACGCGATGTCGGACCACTACCGCCGGCTGCTCGACCGGCTCACCGACCCCGACGCCGACTGGGCCTCGGTCACCTCGCCGCCGCTGCCGCGCGCGCAGGCGGAGGTGCGCGCCCGCGTCAACGACACCGCCGGCCCGTTACCCGACGAGCTGCTGCACTCCGGGTTCCGGGCGAGCGCGTCCGCCCGACCCGAGGCCACCGCGCTGGTGTGGGGCACGGCGGGCGAGATGAGCTACGGCGCGCTGGCGGCCCGCGCGCACGCGGTCGCGCATTCCCTGCGCGCCAACGGGTGCGAACGCGGTGACATCGTCGCGGTCCTGATGGACAAGGGGCCCGCGCAGGTCGTCGCCGTGCTCGGCATCCTGCTCGCCGGCGCGGCCTACCTGCCGATCGACACCAACCAGCCGCCGGACCGCCGTCGCCGGATGCTGACCAACGCGCGCGCCCGGCAC
Coding sequences:
- a CDS encoding B12-binding domain-containing radical SAM protein: MYFNSTYLAGTMFDPEPGPHVAETLRRAGLTGLRLTDFGFEHSGRDYALLRPVQERLPHLTTFTLESILQAGKFDYAHVDLEHVWRDDVEMPGGDFKVVLLSTSFIWNQTLLATAVGWVERNLPGVPIVVGGQYTNLKFMPAMNHHDSIVAVVRGDGEAAIPAVLDALANGGSMAGAPNVVWRDGDRIRINPIEYVDMDEWPSPGYSGRFPVVPYESMRGCPFDCKFCSFPAASPKWRYKSAEKIRDDWVRYAGENESKLISAMDSTFTIPPTRLRRLLEILPDAGVAWEGFSRANTVGSVKTIEGLRAAHCEQLHIGFESMNEGTLKLMSKRVTAKQNRQALHALRTGGMGYTVFFIVGYPGETPEMFADTRDFLVEEYDGHFMLNLFTITDETMPLWQDRERLRIQADDPEDPDSNWSHIGMTRDDALALQADALDRVRRRNDRAVYLLWQRSYQNLMLPHRDRDTNLAVEKCVERLAMAPRDFTDPDRGAAEMRAQLDRLAAHGVRPLSGRPLCTDSL
- a CDS encoding salicylate synthase — its product is MGRARRYRERHIRTSGDPLLLMASLAEWAPTEPYLIYEREGRWTYAAGVAAEVVVTGSGAVLRGVDAIPAERSSGDPFRALAELLAGVAVEDWRAYGWTAFELAYLADHGAPADLPVAHLFVPRLEVRVSGDRATVRALDPADANAVTELVMAPAEERELFPRLVGPDADSSADYERRVATAIAEIRAGLLQKVVLSRLVPIHFDLDLVGTYVLGRRHNTPRRSFLLNLGGVEAAGFSPETVLEVDVSGRVSTQPLAGTRALVADPVENGRLHTALVTDPKENFEHAISVKEAFKELDRVCARDSVRVEEFMEVLRRGSVQHLASRLAGRLAPGKDAWHAFSALFPAITVSGVPKTAAYACIRRNELQPRGLYGGAVLAVDAHGALDAAVVLRTVFRQAGRTWLRAGAGIVADSLPARELEETREKLRSTALHLVPAVPAGNGARPAHSASHGRIG
- a CDS encoding (2,3-dihydroxybenzoyl)adenylate synthase yields the protein MLEGCVDWPEEFRERYRAAGYWRDETLGGLLRGWARRHGGRTALVAGATRWGYAELDRRADRLAAGLVALGVAAGDRVVVHLPNRAEFAVVCFALFRVGALPVLALPAHRDAEIAHLCRLSDAVAYVVPDELDGVDFRALARRVRSEAPSVRHVLVAGEAAEFVPLAEVDGEPVALPEPSPAEVALLLLSGGTTGAPKLIPRTHRDYGYSLRASAEVCGLGPGSVYLAALPAAHAFPLAAPGVLGTWSAGGTVVFATDPSPDGAFPLIEAERVTITSLVPPLAAVWAEAAEWSDADLSSLRLLQVGGARLPAASARRVPEALGCRLQQVFGMAEGLVNFTRLDDPPDVVATTQGRPMCPDDEVRVVDESDAPLPDGATGELQVRGPCILRGYYRDPVANARSFTADGFFRTGDLVRRLPSGHLVVEGRRTDVVNRGGEKVPVEEVEHHLLAHPAVRDVVVVGVPDAGLGERTCACVIPRAAAPTLAELRTFLQDRGLAAFKFPDRLEVLDSFPRTGVGKVSRRALAARFTEPSAATG